The sequence below is a genomic window from Sardina pilchardus chromosome 9, fSarPil1.1, whole genome shotgun sequence.
TATTCAAACTCCAAGAAGGACAGCAGCAAGAGTTAGAGACTCTGCTGTCACAACACCAGGATTTGTTTAAAAGTGAATTAGGCACACTAGTGGGGGCTACCGCTAAAATCTATGTAGACCCAGAGGCCAAGCCTCGTTACTTTAAGGCTAGGCCCTTGCCATATGCGCTCAAAGAAAAAGTTGAAACTGAGCTGACCAGGCTACAGAAAGAAGGGATCTTAGAGCCTGTTAGTTTTGCTGAGTGGGCAGCCCCAATAGTCCCCATAGTCAAACCAGACAAAAGCATAAGGATATGCGGTGACTACAAAGTTACAGTGAATCCAGTGTCAAAGCTGGATAACTACCCAATTCCAAAGACGGAAGACTTGCTGGCAGTGCTGGGAGGAGGGCACAAGTTCACTAAACTGGACATGTCTCAGGCTTACCAGCAGCTACCACTGGAGGAAAATTCCAAGACATtcacaacaataaacacacatcGTGGACTGTATCAGTACACCAGGCTGCCCTATGGGGTGTCCTCAGCCCCAGGCATTTTTCAGCGCACCATGGACAATTTACTACAGGGGCTTCCTCAGGTGGTGGTGCGAGTAGACGACATACTTGTGACGGGGAAGGACGATGCCAGCCATCTACAGAATTTAGGGACGGTACTGTCCAGACTGAATGCAGCAGGACTCCGCCTTAAGCGAgaaaaatgcattttcatggCGCCAGAGGTGGTGTATCTGGGCTACCGAATAAATCATGCAGGGATTCAACCAGTGGCAGACAAAGTTGAGGCCATTGCAAATGCAGCTGCACCAACAAACCAGACACAGCTGAAGTCATTCCTGGGGATGCTGAACTATTATCATCGCTTCTTGCCGAATGTAGCCACTGTGCTGGAGCCCCTGCATGAACTCCTCAGAAAAGGAGTGCCATGGAAATGGGAGAAACGTCATGAGAGTGCCTTTGACGCAGCGAAAAAGTGCCTCCAGTCTGAACAACTGTTAATGCATTTTGATGACACAAAACCCCTCTACCTGGCCTGTGATGCATCCCCATATGGCGTGGGAGCAGTGTTATCCCACCGGCTCCAAGACGGCGCAGATAGACCCATAGGATACATGTCACGGTCCTTGTCATCGGCAGAACGTGGTTACTCTCAGCTGGAAAAGGAGGCTCTGGCTATAATATTTGGCCTAAAAAAAATTCCACCAGTACCTATATGGAAAACATTGTACCATAGTCACAGACCACAAACCACTCCTGGGTCTCTTTGGAGAGCTTAAAGGCATCCCACAGCAGGCGGCTGCCAGAATGCAAAGGTGGGCATTGATGCTCGCGGCCTATGAATACACCTTGGAGTATAAGGAGGGCTCCAGACATGGGAATGCCGATGCCTTGAGCAGACTTCCTCTGCCAAGCCGTCCCAAGGCCACgccccaggaggaggaggtggtgatgcTTATGGAACACATGAATGGCACACCAGTGCAAGTCAAGCAGATCCGCGACTGGACCCGGAGAGACCGCATACTGTCAAGAATACAGCAGTGGATGAGGCAAGGTTCTTGGCCCGTCACCTGCACAGATCCTGAGCTCCAGCCCTACGTAAGACGGCAGCATGAACTGAGCATGGAGGATGGGTGTATACTGTGGGGTAGCAGGGTGATAATACCCCCTCAAGGAAGAGAGACCATGATAGAAGAACTACATGAGGCCCATCCAGGAGCCTCAAGGATCAAAATGCTAGCTCGGAGCTATGTGTGGTGGCCGAACATGGACGCGGAGCTGGAAGCAGCAGTGCGTAAATGTCACGTTTGTCAAATCAACCAAGCCTCTCCAGCTGCAGCGCCCTTACATCCGTGGGAGTGGCCCGCACAACCATGGATGAGACTGCATGTGGATTTTTGTGGGCCAGTTTCAGGAAAAATGTTCCTGATTGTCATTGATGCTTACTCAAAGTGGATTGAAGCTCATCCAATGCAGGCTATAACATCCACCGCTACCATAGAAAAGTTGCGAAGCATATTCGCCACTCATGGAATACCAGCTGTCCTGGTCAGCGACAATGGGCCTAGTCTAGTCAGTGCCGAAttcaaacaattccttaccaagAATGGCATAAAGCATGTCAACACAGCACCTTATCATCCATCTTCAAATGGCTGCGCAGAGCGTGCAGTGCGGGTGTTCAAGGAAGGAATCAGGAAGATGGGGGAGGGGAGTCTGGAGACAAAAGTGTCAAGGTTGCTGTTTAAGTATCGATCAACCCCTCAGACCACAACTGGGGCCACACCAGCTGAGCTCCTCATGAataggagactcaggagtgttCTTGATTTAGTTTGCCCTGCACTTGGAGACAAAGTGGGACAGAAACAGGCCATGCAGAAAGAATATCATGACAAGCATGCCCGAGACAGAGCATTCACAGAATCAGACCAAGTTTATGTGAGAGGATATTCGGGTCAGAAGTGGATTCCTGCAACGCTCATCAAGAGGACAGGGCCAGTTTCATGGAGGGTGAAAACACAAGATGGAAAAGTGGCCAGGCGACATCAGGACCAGATCCGTCCTCGTTACGATCAGGACAGAGTGGAAGCCACCTTTCAAGAGGAAAGCGTACCAGAAAACCTGGCTCCTCCCGAACTGTCCGATCCAGAGCCGGAGCCAGAGCCGCTGGCGCTGGAGACAGGTGGCCCAGGGCCGCCTGAACCTTCTCTTGAGGAGGAACCACGTTTCCCAGTCAGACTTAGGCAGGCACCCACTTATCTCAAGGACTACGTCCTTCCAGGGGCACAATAATCCCCGTGGGTGCCTCGAGGAGGGCAGTCTACCCCTACCTCTTAGTTCAGTCTTTGTTCATgtgttgttttgaaaaaaaaagaagaagaaaaaattcAACAAACATTTTTGGGACTTTGGACTTTGGGGGGAGGGAATGTAGTAATGTGATGTTGCACTGTTTTAATTCAGGCATTTTAGATAGGCCCACCAGGGGTCCTCGGGGTCAAGTATAAATAGATAGCAGGTATGCTGCCAGTGTATATGAGTGATGCAGCAAGTGTTCAATAAAGTGGAACCTGCGAAGTTGACTACGAGTCACTTTATTACattaacaaagtaatcactgtagctatgcagccagattATATATGAATGGGTATCGTCCAGGCTTCCGcaaaaaatatagatttgattaggttgaggcaaggTTGAGgcaagtccgtataagatgacaattttcttaaaggctagtcagaatagcggaaaataatagtttattttactgtctatggagaataacatgtgagtttgaaagccgttggacccggaaaactatattatcccattattacatcatcacttaaaaaccgaATAGAGAGCCGAGGTCCCGCCCTTCTatttccggtctatgggacctatttcacgattttttatgcacgggagtcaatggagagagaacaattattttttggtcccgttctaGTTGGACCGTGAAAATTGGACCGGAAATtgaaaagataatttttcacattaataaagttctgtttttcgttagactttaaaagttatgtaagttttgtgcgaatccgttcagtggactacatctctcgtctcaaacgatgcacgtcaccaactagcaaacgagaggctggctagttagctagctattatgctagttaacgagGTAtcaccatagacctaaaagaaatggacaaacagactccgttgttctcaatggaagggggctgaaacaaaattccgtttactttccgtcgtactgcgcagactcgtactcacttcgtgacattagcctgctgtaactcgtctgatagatcgaaaacctctgaaattgttaacgttcgtttttaatattgttattatgtttacttgcctctaggtaatgctttaacctatcaaacagtaggctaccgtaggctacatgcattttcactgatctctTGCGaatttccgtcatggttttcgtgcaggctcactcagcttcttatccaaacattacggggaatctcccctcgaacgttagcttccctacaaccgacatgctaaaatacttctttacgggaaaccaacgtaatatacggggaagaagtgaattaattttgccttcgataccctatataaaatacacagaagctataagggagacaaagggcacatgttacatgaagttatgggatcgcaaaaaaatctgaaatctatggccgtccaagggagttagcagagcgttgatcaccagctcatttcgtgtttctacttccgggaatatgcctgcccccttgggtaTCACGCAGTCCtggcatagacagtaaaagatatggacagagctatcacgtagacggcagcagagaccgaggaagcaaatttcaacggtcTTTTTAGGTCTTCTATTTCCGTCAtatagtcggcaggccaacaccaggaaatgtgcttagaaaacacttt
It includes:
- the LOC134092713 gene encoding LOW QUALITY PROTEIN: uncharacterized protein K02A2.6-like (The sequence of the model RefSeq protein was modified relative to this genomic sequence to represent the inferred CDS: deleted 1 base in 1 codon) produces the protein MATYGKLGEYDPEADDWQQYEERLAFYFAANEITDAGQKRAIFLSACGGKTYATLRDLCQPGKPGDKSLTDLLKLLTDHYAPKRSIIVERFKFHSKVRDHGLSVAAFVAELRRLSEHCAFGTSLNDMLRDRLVCGINDDRIQRRLLSEPDDKLTWERALELATAMETAMKDVAQLQQKTVGQEEAVHQVQPPVSDQKMHVMCFRCGGTHAAADCRFAEAVCHNCRKKGHLARKCRSARQPKQNRFSTRGAAHMLENEDEQPEYTHMLHNLRENKVEPYREQLSVNGHDVTFEIDTGAGLTIVNERTYRQIGCGRLHPAKIKLYTYTKEKVDVLGKMHANVIYKGQTKQLPLLVVRGEGPNLLGRDWLKVVRLDWTAIFKLQEGQQQELETLLSQHQDLFKSELGTLVGATAKIYVDPEAKPRYFKARPLPYALKEKVETELTRLQKEGILEPVSFAEWAAPIVPIVKPDKSIRICGDYKVTVNPVSKLDNYPIPKTEDLLAVLGGGHKFTKLDMSQAYQQLPLEENSKTFTTINTHRGLYQYTRLPYGVSSAPGIFQRTMDNLLQGLPQVVVRVDDILVTGKDDASHLQNLGTVLSRLNAAGLRLKREKCIFMAPEVVYLGYRINHAGIQPVADKVEAIANAAAPTNQTQLKSFLGMLNYYHRFLPNVATVLEPLHELLRKGVPWKWEKRHESAFDAAKKCLQSEQLLMHFDDTKPLYLACDASPYGVGAVLSHRLQDGADRPIGYMSRSLSSAERGYSQLEKEALAIIFGLKKFHQYLYGKHCTIVTDHKPLLGLFGELKGIPQQAAARMQRWALMLAAYEYTLEYKEGSRHGNADALSRLPLPSRPKATPQEEEVVMLMEHMNGTPVQVKQIRDWTRRDRILSRIQQWMRQGSWPVTCTDPELQPYVRRQHELSMEDGCILWGSRVIIPPQGRETMIEELHEAHPGASRIKMLARSYVWWPNMDAELEAAVRKCHVCQINQASPAAAPLHPWEWPAQPWMRLHVDFCGPVSGKMFLIVIDAYSKWIEAHPMQAITSTATIEKLRSIFATHGIPAVLVSDNGPSLVSAEFKQFLTKNGIKHVNTAPYHPSSNGCAERAVRVFKEGIRKMGEGSLETKVSRLLFKYRSTPQTTTGATPAELLMNRRLRSVLDLVCPALGDKVGQKQAMQKEYHDKHARDRAFTESDQVYVRGYSGQKWIPATLIKRTGPVSWRVKTQDGKVARRHQDQIRPRYDQDRVEATFQEESVPENLAPPELSDPEPEPEPLALETGGPGPPEPSLEEEPRFPVRLRQAPTYLKDYVLPGAQ